GGGACCTCCATCAATGACCAAGGACAACTGAGGCCAcaaatcctggaattcctgcaAGAGAGCTGTTGGTAACAGTCCTGACAGCCGTTTGTGAGCATcatttaaataaagtaaaaatgtatcagcagagcagcccctggtTTATTATTAAAGCTGAGCTCAACTGAGAGAGCCTGGGGCTCTGCCAAAGTGACATTCCCGAGGGATGGAAGAACCTCACCAGCACGGTCAgggtgctgccctgggagctgatGTTGGCGCTTGTCAAAGCCAGCGGTCCCGAGCAGGCGCGAGCCAGGTCCCTCATGAAGGGGTGGTTTGGAATGCGAACACCaaccagctgcagggaaggaaaggagggcTTTACACACAGGAATTGGTTTTAATCTTGTGTTGTCTAAAGCTCTGAAAGAGCTGTCAGATCTACATCTGCTGAACCAGCGATAACACAAGACTTAAGTCAGGCCCTAACGCTGGTTTGTGCCATgtcacagggagcaggacaACACAGGAACCACTTCTGGGGACAGGTAAGGACAAATGTtacagcagcccctgccctcgAAGCCCTGAGATCAATCCTGTAGCCATGACCTACCGTTGTGAACGGATTCAAGTCTTTATTCAGCTCTTCTGAACGCTGTAAGACCAGGGTCACCGGTCCCGGGAGCAAGTCCCGCAGCAGCTCGTCGGGAACATTGACGTGGCAGTACCTGCAGGGCCGGACACGGCTGGATCAGGGGGTGCACACGGTGTCGCCGGGGCCACGGGACCTCGGGCAGCTCCGGCACGGCCCGCACGGCCCTTCCGTGGGGCTCCGCGTCCGCCGGGGGAGGAGCCGCTCCCGCCGGGATCCGCGCGCACCTGTAGAGCCGCTCCACGTCCCCGAGGCAGATGGCGAGCGGCTTGGCGCCGTTCCGCCCCTTCAGGCTGTAGATGCTGCGCACGGCGGCCGAATCCTGGGCCAGGCAGGCCACGCCGTACACCGTGTCCGTGGGCACCGCCACCAGCCCGCCCGCTTGCAGAGCGCCGGCCGCGGCCGCCACCGCCTCACTCCAGCCTGCGCCACACCAGGCGTCAGCGGGGCGGCCCGGCTCCTGCCCCCACCGGCCGGGGCCTCCAACCTCCGGTGCGGCCCAGCCCAGCTCGACCGGGGCGCTCCCACCGCCGGCGCAGCCTCCCCCCTCCGCTGGCTCCCCGCGCGCACATCGAGGGCCGGGCCGAGCCCCGCTGCCGGgcggcagcagcaccaggcGGCCGCGGCCCAgccccgggcccgggcccgCCGCTCCCTCTGCCTCCGCCGCCAGCGCCAGCACCCGCGCCGCCCGCGCCATGAGGCGCCACTTCCGGCGCGGGGAGGTGACGCAACATCCGGGGCCGGGCCGCCAACGCCGTTGCCATGGCGACCGGAGGCGCGCAGGAGCCGCGCGTGGGCCGGACGGAGCCGGCGGGAGAGCGGCGGGTGCGGAGAGGGCACGGGGGAACGGGAGGGGCATCGGGTGGAACGGACGGGGCACGGGGGAACGGGAGGGTCCAGGGACATCGGGGGTGACCCCGGTGCCGGCCGTGACCGCTGTCCCCGCCGTCTCCCCACAGGTTCCGGAGGACCCGCGGAGGCTgcgggagctgctggagctccgGCAGCGGCAGCTGCGGTCCCGCATCGCCGCCTGTGAGGAGCTGAAGGCGACGATGGTCGCGCTGCGGGCGGCGCTGAGCCCCGGCCcggcgggcggcgcggggccCTGAGGAGCCCCGGGGGAAGGGATCGAAGCCGCGGATCGGAGCGAGGGGTTTGGGGCTCCGGGGGAACACGGGAAGCGGGGCCCGCCGGGCTCCCCCGCCGTGGCCTTGGAGCTCGCTCGGTCTCGCCGCGCTCGTGCCTTACCGCATTAAATTGACTTCACAATAAAGCGAGACGCGCTCGGACTGTATCTCCCCAGCCCCCGTGTGTTCCGGCTGCTCTGCCATGGGCGCTGGAGAGGCTGCACAGGCACGATCCTGGGGCCGAGAGCAGCAcccggcagcagcagctgccgcCGGGGATGGAGCTCTGCCATGCGAgatcccccagctctgccttccaaCTCTCACCCGCACCTCAGGCACCAGAGTGGCCAAGTTGGGCCAGTGCTGGGACAAGGAGAAGGGTGAAAAGACAAACGCTGCCTTTCA
Above is a window of Parus major isolate Abel chromosome 23, Parus_major1.1, whole genome shotgun sequence DNA encoding:
- the YRDC gene encoding yrdC domain-containing protein, mitochondrial — encoded protein: MARAARVLALAAEAEGAAGPGPGLGRGRLVLLPPGSGARPGPRCARGEPAEGGGCAGGGSAPVELGWAAPEVGGPGRWGQEPGRPADAWCGAGWSEAVAAAAGALQAGGLVAVPTDTVYGVACLAQDSAAVRSIYSLKGRNGAKPLAICLGDVERLYRYCHVNVPDELLRDLLPGPVTLVLQRSEELNKDLNPFTTLVGVRIPNHPFMRDLARACSGPLALTSANISSQGSTLTVLEFQDLWPQLSLVIDGGPVGDIQSPECRLGSTVVDLSVSGKFSIIRPGCALTPTVEILKEKYGLVPEPS